The proteins below are encoded in one region of Leishmania major strain Friedlin complete genome, chromosome 7:
- a CDS encoding putative acyl-CoA dehydrogenase, mitochondrial precursor yields the protein MRRVFSSAPRRYVRHASYAAGLFNSRVVPEELFPYPSRQLDSDESETVQVLIEQIRSSDKDLNLAGARIATEYGGLGLGHTAHALVCEEVGTNGDSKLLQTIQHCGFASYLLSTVGSKEVKGKYLTGMSDGKVMMGWATREGCGNDISMNTAKATLTSDGRYVLTGCKRCEFAEGATHYLVLAKALTQTATEAGPMEVSRNTFFVLEKSAKGVSVNGGTVSFEDTPAADVVGVVGEGFKDRMITLFTEQYVYAATLLGISKRVVQELRDSVPEQWATDTVASCACIMYAMESSLYALTANLDLPTEDSLLEAALVSVFVQSSTNEWLSILSTATPMSEVLEKCFANARLLLSMMESTDFLYSSAVCCGVEDYGLVFQRTSTLQMVQLRTMRSMGMKDRVPVRELDCSAIDSAVVAFGNAVEATFVRNGSQVPQQQLIINRLGEAASLLYAASASASRAAMCQSKRLPTAKTERELASTFIAMATNRVIQLSEESYNIGMTADDSYKRIAVEMCDEVLRP from the coding sequence ATGCGCCGCGTGTTTTCTTCAGCGCCAAGGCGGTACGTGCGCCATGCCTCGTACGCGGCTGGTCTTTTCAACTCTCGTGTCGTTCCCGAAGAGCTCTTCCCGTATCCCTCCCGGCAGCTGGACAGCGACGAGTCCGAAACTGTGCAGGTGCTCATTGAGCAGATCCGTAGCAGTGACAAGGACCTGAATCTCGCAGGCGCTCGAATCGCCACTGAGTACGGCGGACTGGGGCTAGGGCACACAGCGCACGCTCTCGTCTGTGAGGAGGTAGGCACCAACGGCGACAgcaagctgctgcagacgatTCAGCACTGTGGCTTCGCGTCTTATTTGCTGTCCACCGTAGGATCGAAGGAAGTGAAAGGGAAGTATCTTACTGGGATGTCCGATGGCAAGGTCATGATGGGATGGGCCACGCGGGAGGGGTGTGGCAACGACATTAGCATGAACACTGCCAAGGCTACGCTCACAAGTGACGGCAGGTACGTACTCACAGGGTGCAAACGATGCGAGTTCGCTGAGGGTGCGACGCACTATCTGGTACTGGCCAAGGCGCTGACTCAGaccgcgacggaggcggggCCGATGGAGGTTTCGCGGAACACCTTCTTTGTCTTGGAGAAGAGCGCAAAAGGGGTGAGCGTGAATGGGGGAACCGTTAGCTTTGAAGACACTCCCGCTGCTGACGTAGTTGGCGTAGTTGGGGAAGGGTTCAAGGATCGCATGATCACGTTGTTCACTGAGCAGTACGTCTACGCGGCCACGCTTCTCGGCATTTCGAAGCGGGTCGTGCAAGAGCTGCGGGACAGTGTACCGGAACAATGGGCTACTGACACGGTTGCGTCGTGCGCATGCATCATGTATGCCATGGAGTCCTCTCTTTACGCTCTAACTGCCAACCTAGATTTGCCCACCGAAGACAGCTTGTTGGAGGCGGCTCTAGTTAGTGTATTCGTGCAGAGCAGCACGAATGAGTGGCTCAGCATTCTGTCGACAGCAACCCCCATGAGCGAGGTGCTGGAAAAGTGCTTTGCAAACGCGCGTCTTCTGTTGTCCATGATGGAGTCCACAGATTTTCTCTACTCATCCGCCGTCTGCTGCGGAGTTGAAGACTACGGCCTTGTTTTTCAGCGCACGTCTACGTTGCAGATGGTGCAGCTTCGGACAATGCGGTCGATGGGCATGAAGGATCGCGTGCCAGTGCGGGAGCTCGACTGCTCCGCCATCGATTCTGCTGTGGTTGCCTTTGGTAACGCTGTGGAGGCCACCTTTGTCCGTAATGGCTCACAGGTGCCTCAACAACAGCTCATCATTAACCGCCTTGGTGAGGCAGCGTCCTTGCTCTACGCCGCCTCTGCGAGTGCGTCGCGAGCAGCCATGTGCCAGAGCAAGCGCCTTCCAACTGCGAAAACGGAAAGGGAACTGGCAAGTACTTTTATCGCCATGGCCACCAACCGCGTGATTCAGCTCTCTGAGGAGTCCTACAATATCGGAATGACCGCAGATGACTCCTACAAGCGGATTGCGGTGGAGATGTGTGATGAGGTGTTGCGGCCGTAG